Proteins encoded in a region of the Mycobacterium branderi genome:
- a CDS encoding DUF4185 domain-containing protein, with protein sequence MVRLSHDGKLADITGPGITDRWGVTCTDLGASVLAPNGALVSVFGDTFSGNRVGDGEWRSPVILIGTGDAARPIRYQRAGGPDPDYARQLWPYTHRTGRIRRGISTVIPSDLLRVDDALYLHAIVNRGFGNVVWTELWKSDDNGITWRRFGDTFPADLHGGHAQCWSWDYDPDDGWVYVVSTGFQRDKGVVLRRVRPAYLGDPDRYRAWGYRDGRWTWRRDPTPITPDGETWGELSLRRLAPGKWILGGFLSSKYALGYRVVDSPTTTRDAPLQLPVVGSAWDAEDHTQSRVAQLYGGYVLPGSRLDRAGGVGLVVSQWNTARGWPYRAMQFRVTLRDTTGSVSYSSTTS encoded by the coding sequence GGCCGACATCACCGGTCCCGGCATCACCGACCGGTGGGGTGTCACGTGCACCGATCTCGGCGCGTCGGTGCTCGCACCCAACGGGGCGCTGGTGTCGGTGTTCGGAGATACGTTCTCCGGCAACAGAGTTGGCGATGGTGAGTGGCGCTCGCCGGTGATCCTGATCGGCACCGGGGACGCCGCGCGTCCGATCCGTTACCAGCGGGCCGGCGGCCCCGACCCCGATTACGCGCGGCAGCTGTGGCCGTACACGCATCGGACTGGCCGTATCCGCCGCGGCATCAGCACGGTGATCCCGTCGGATCTGCTGCGCGTCGACGACGCCTTGTACCTGCATGCGATCGTCAACCGCGGTTTCGGCAACGTCGTCTGGACCGAGTTGTGGAAATCCGACGACAACGGCATCACGTGGCGGCGCTTCGGCGACACATTCCCGGCCGACCTGCATGGCGGCCACGCGCAATGCTGGTCGTGGGACTACGACCCCGACGACGGCTGGGTGTATGTGGTCTCCACCGGATTTCAGCGCGACAAGGGCGTGGTCCTGCGACGGGTCCGGCCCGCTTACCTCGGTGACCCGGACCGGTACCGGGCGTGGGGTTACCGCGACGGTCGCTGGACCTGGCGGCGCGACCCGACGCCGATCACGCCCGACGGCGAAACCTGGGGCGAGCTGTCGCTGCGGCGGCTGGCGCCCGGCAAGTGGATCCTGGGCGGGTTCCTGTCGTCGAAATACGCGCTGGGCTACCGGGTGGTCGACTCGCCCACGACGACGCGGGACGCGCCGCTGCAACTGCCGGTCGTCGGGTCGGCGTGGGACGCCGAGGACCACACCCAAAGCCGGGTCGCGCAGTTGTACGGCGGGTATGTGCTGCCGGGTTCGCGGTTGGACCGCGCGGGCGGTGTCGGGTTGGTCGTGTCGCAGTGGAACACCGCGCGCGGCTGGCCTTATCGGGCGATGCAGTTTCGGGTGACCCTGCGCGACACCACCGGCTCGGTGTCTTACTCGTCGACGACGTCGTAG
- a CDS encoding SDR family NAD(P)-dependent oxidoreductase has protein sequence MRFRGRTAVITGGAIGFGRAFARALTAEGACVAIMDIDAETAERTVAELTSQGARAIAVPCDVADEQQVDTAVGVTIEKFGGIDILINNAGRHLMKYNQPFGMLSRDDIRELFDVNVIGIINCILACRDSMRDRGGGVVLNISSIAGFMNVSPYGVSKLAVRGLTVAFASELAPDRIRVNGIAPGLMNTENALADLPHALVDDIVRERQLVHRLGTMDDVVSAMLYLCSDDASFITGETLKVSGGYPLDF, from the coding sequence GTGCGCTTCCGCGGCAGAACCGCCGTCATCACCGGCGGCGCGATCGGATTCGGGCGCGCGTTCGCGCGGGCGCTGACGGCCGAGGGTGCTTGCGTCGCGATCATGGACATCGACGCTGAGACGGCTGAGCGCACCGTCGCCGAGCTGACGTCGCAAGGCGCTCGGGCGATTGCGGTGCCCTGCGATGTCGCCGACGAGCAGCAGGTGGACACCGCGGTCGGCGTCACGATCGAGAAGTTCGGTGGAATCGACATCCTGATCAACAACGCCGGCCGGCACCTGATGAAGTACAACCAGCCGTTCGGCATGCTGTCTCGCGACGACATCCGCGAACTGTTCGACGTCAACGTCATCGGAATCATCAATTGCATTCTGGCGTGCCGGGATTCGATGCGCGATCGCGGCGGCGGCGTCGTGCTGAACATCTCGTCGATCGCCGGTTTCATGAACGTCAGCCCCTACGGGGTGTCCAAGCTCGCGGTGCGCGGGCTGACGGTCGCCTTCGCCTCTGAGCTGGCGCCCGACCGGATCCGGGTCAACGGGATTGCCCCCGGCCTGATGAACACCGAGAACGCGCTGGCCGATCTGCCGCACGCCCTCGTCGACGACATCGTGCGCGAGCGCCAGCTGGTGCACCGGCTGGGCACCATGGACGACGTGGTGTCGGCCATGCTTTATCTCTGCTCCGACGACGCCTCGTTCATCACCGGCGAAACCCTCAAGGTCAGTGGCGGCTACCCACTCGACTTCTAA
- a CDS encoding GNAT family N-acetyltransferase yields MTIQTRPARKADIPALAATLGRAFHDDPVATWIMPDDKRRAAHLHKFFATATRHHHLAGRGVEVACDGPEIGAAALWDPPNRWKQSAWEQLVMAPSLIRGFGLRPAVARKFAQLLSLMKLHHPEEPHWYLATIGSDTAVRGRGFGQALMRSRLDRCDAEHCPAYLESSKPENVPYYERFGFTVTGEMVLPDGGPTLWPMWRAPR; encoded by the coding sequence GTGACGATCCAGACGCGCCCCGCCCGCAAAGCCGACATCCCCGCACTGGCGGCGACGCTGGGCCGCGCCTTCCACGACGATCCGGTAGCGACCTGGATCATGCCCGACGACAAGAGGCGCGCAGCGCATCTGCACAAGTTTTTCGCGACGGCGACGCGGCACCACCACCTTGCGGGCCGCGGAGTCGAGGTCGCCTGCGACGGCCCGGAGATCGGCGCCGCGGCGCTGTGGGATCCACCGAACCGCTGGAAGCAGTCGGCATGGGAGCAGCTGGTGATGGCGCCGTCGCTCATCAGGGGTTTCGGGCTGCGGCCCGCCGTCGCCCGGAAATTCGCCCAACTGCTGAGCCTGATGAAGCTGCACCACCCCGAAGAGCCGCACTGGTATTTGGCCACGATCGGGAGCGACACCGCGGTACGGGGGCGCGGGTTCGGGCAGGCGTTGATGCGCTCGCGGTTGGACCGCTGCGATGCCGAGCACTGCCCGGCGTACCTGGAATCCAGCAAACCCGAAAACGTGCCGTACTACGAACGCTTCGGCTTCACGGTCACCGGCGAGATGGTGCTGCCGGACGGCGGGCCGACGCTGTGGCCGATGTGGCGGGCTCCTAGGTAG
- a CDS encoding acyl-CoA dehydrogenase family protein translates to MWDFETDPEYQQKLDWVEQFMVDELEPLDLVALDPYDKKNPETMAVLRPLQRKVKEQGLWAAHLTPELGGQGYGQVKLALLNEIIGRSRWAPSVFGCQAPDSGNAEILAMFGTDEQKARYLQPLLDGEISSCYSMTEPQGGSDPGMFVTRAERDGEDWVINGEKWFSSNAKHATFFIVMAVTNPEARTREKMSLFIVPAETPGIEIVRNVGVGTDSHASHGYVRYTDVRVPADHVLGGEGQAFAIAQTRLGGGRIHHAMRTIALARRAFDMMCERAVSRQTRFGRLGDLQMTQEKIADSWIQIEQFRLLVLRTAWLIDKHHDYQKVRRDIAAVKVAMPQVLHDVVQRAMHLHGALGVSNEMPFVKMMVAAESLGIADGATELHKMTVARRTLREYEPVSTPFPSQHLPTRKAEAEALLAKRLEHAVAEF, encoded by the coding sequence ATGTGGGACTTCGAAACGGACCCCGAATACCAGCAGAAACTGGACTGGGTCGAGCAGTTCATGGTCGACGAGCTCGAGCCGCTGGATCTGGTGGCACTCGATCCGTACGACAAGAAAAATCCCGAGACCATGGCGGTCCTGCGTCCGCTGCAGCGCAAGGTCAAAGAACAGGGCCTGTGGGCCGCCCACCTGACACCCGAGCTGGGTGGGCAGGGCTACGGGCAGGTCAAGCTGGCGTTGCTCAACGAGATCATCGGCCGGTCCCGTTGGGCGCCATCGGTTTTCGGTTGCCAGGCACCGGATTCCGGCAACGCCGAGATCCTCGCGATGTTCGGCACCGACGAGCAGAAGGCCCGCTATCTGCAGCCGCTGCTCGACGGTGAAATCAGCTCCTGCTATTCGATGACCGAACCGCAGGGCGGCTCCGATCCGGGAATGTTCGTCACCCGCGCCGAGCGCGACGGCGAGGACTGGGTGATCAACGGCGAGAAGTGGTTTTCGTCCAACGCCAAACACGCGACGTTTTTCATCGTCATGGCGGTCACCAATCCCGAAGCGCGCACCCGGGAAAAGATGTCGCTGTTCATCGTGCCCGCCGAAACACCCGGCATCGAGATCGTCCGCAACGTCGGGGTGGGCACGGACTCGCACGCCAGCCACGGCTACGTCCGCTACACCGACGTGCGGGTGCCGGCCGACCATGTGCTCGGCGGCGAAGGACAGGCGTTCGCGATCGCGCAGACCCGACTGGGCGGCGGGCGCATCCATCACGCGATGCGCACAATTGCCTTGGCGCGCCGGGCCTTCGACATGATGTGCGAGCGGGCGGTGTCGCGGCAGACGCGGTTCGGACGGCTGGGCGATCTGCAGATGACGCAGGAGAAGATCGCTGACAGCTGGATCCAGATCGAGCAGTTCCGGCTGCTCGTGCTGCGCACCGCCTGGCTGATCGACAAGCATCACGACTACCAGAAGGTGCGCCGTGACATCGCGGCGGTGAAAGTCGCGATGCCGCAGGTGCTGCACGACGTGGTGCAGCGCGCGATGCATCTCCACGGCGCGCTCGGGGTTTCCAACGAAATGCCGTTCGTCAAGATGATGGTTGCCGCCGAGTCGCTGGGCATCGCCGACGGCGCCACCGAGCTGCACAAGATGACGGTCGCGCGCCGCACCCTGCGCGAATACGAGCCGGTATCAACGCCTTTCCCGTCGCAGCATCTGCCTACCCGGAAGGCCGAAGCGGAAGCCTTACTGGCGAAACGACTCGAGCACGCGGTCGCCGAGTTCTAG